Part of the Candidatus Methanomethylicota archaeon genome is shown below.
ATTTCAGTCAACGTTACGCCAACAGCGTATACCGGTCTAACAGTCAATTGAACCCAATTCTCATGTGGCAAGTTAAGTTCAGGCGTATCCTCAACAGTAACAATTTTCAATCCAGGCCTTATGAATAAGCTCAAAGCATTCAGCAAAGTGGTTTTCCCAGCTCCAGTCCCACCGGATATCATAAGAGTCTTCAAGTGGTCTAGCATAAACCATATGTATGCAGCCAACTTCTCACTTATAACACCATCAGCTATAAGCTCTATTGGGGAGAATGGTTTAGCCCTAAACTTCCTAATCGTAAACGTGGGTCCAGCAGTGCTAACCTCAGAGCCAAAAGTTGCAGCAAGCCTATGCTTCTCCGGCAACATTGTATCCAGGGTTGGATATGCAAGGCTAATATGCTTACCAGCCCTATGTGCAAGCTTTAATATAAACTCATTCAAAGCCTTAACATCCCTAAAGACAATGTTTGTGGGTATACTCTCATAACGCCTATGCCAAACATAAA
Proteins encoded:
- a CDS encoding type II/IV secretion system ATPase subunit, whose amino-acid sequence is MVRLPFVSPKVRVVRRVAAERAVEFLPFDERFEVLESYPVYEPFARVYIVRIPWEGGALAYYVDEYRLSDEERDAYERLVDVVTEELKVYAVTEDLRGHVYGEIKRIVDRYRGSLGLTGARRDRILYYIERDLLGYGPIHVLMGDPNIEDVSCVGVDKPIYVWHRRYESIPTNIVFRDVKALNEFILKLAHRAGKHISLAYPTLDTMLPEKHRLAATFGSEVSTAGPTFTIRKFRAKPFSPIELIADGVISEKLAAYIWFMLDHLKTLMISGGTGAGKTTLLNALSLFIRPGLKIVTVEDTPELNLPHENWVQLTVRPVYAVGVTLTE